Proteins encoded together in one Micromonospora auratinigra window:
- a CDS encoding exonuclease SbcCD subunit D: MKILHTSDWHVGKVLKGQSRAEEHTQVLAQVIEIARTERPDLVIVAGDLYDTAAPTPAATRLVTRALTALRRTGADVVAIGGNHDNGQALDALRPWAEAAGITLRGSVRDDPAEHVIDGVTAGGERWQLAALPFLSQRYAVRAVEMYELTPAEANQTYADHLGRVLARLAEGFTEPDRVHLVTAHLTVVGASTGGGERDAHTVLGYAVPATVFPGNAHYVALGHLHRSQRVIGPCPVRYSGSPLAVDFGEEENVGSVTVVEVTATTAAQVREVPVPGATALRTVRGTLAQLAEIDAPEGWLRVYVREQPRAGLREEVQELLPRALEIRIDPELVPAPGSGTRTAQRAGRSPRELFADYLGSRGHADDGVQELFDELLEEVDH, encoded by the coding sequence GTGAAGATCCTGCACACCTCCGACTGGCACGTGGGCAAGGTCCTCAAGGGGCAGTCGCGGGCCGAGGAGCACACCCAGGTGCTCGCCCAGGTCATCGAGATCGCCCGTACCGAGCGACCCGACCTGGTCATCGTGGCCGGTGACCTGTACGACACCGCCGCGCCCACCCCGGCGGCGACCCGGCTGGTCACCCGGGCGCTGACCGCGCTGCGGCGCACCGGCGCGGACGTGGTGGCGATCGGCGGCAACCACGACAACGGCCAGGCCCTCGACGCGCTGCGCCCCTGGGCCGAGGCGGCCGGCATCACCCTGCGCGGCTCGGTCCGCGACGACCCGGCCGAGCACGTGATCGACGGGGTCACCGCCGGCGGCGAGCGCTGGCAGTTGGCCGCGCTGCCGTTCCTCTCCCAGCGGTACGCGGTACGCGCCGTGGAGATGTACGAGCTGACCCCGGCCGAGGCCAACCAGACGTACGCCGACCACCTCGGGCGGGTGCTCGCCCGGCTCGCCGAGGGCTTCACCGAGCCCGACCGGGTGCACCTGGTCACCGCCCACCTGACCGTGGTCGGGGCGAGCACCGGCGGCGGCGAGCGGGACGCGCACACCGTCCTCGGCTACGCGGTCCCGGCCACCGTCTTCCCGGGCAACGCGCACTACGTGGCGCTGGGTCACCTGCACCGGTCCCAGCGGGTCATCGGGCCCTGCCCGGTCCGCTACAGCGGCAGCCCGCTCGCGGTCGACTTCGGTGAGGAGGAGAACGTCGGCTCGGTGACGGTCGTCGAGGTGACCGCGACCACCGCCGCCCAGGTCCGGGAGGTGCCGGTGCCCGGCGCGACCGCGCTGCGCACCGTCCGGGGCACCCTGGCCCAGCTCGCCGAGATCGACGCGCCGGAGGGCTGGCTGCGGGTGTACGTCCGCGAGCAGCCCCGCGCCGGGCTCCGCGAGGAGGTGCAGGAGCTGCTGCCCCGCGCGCTGGAGATCCGGATCGACCCGGAGCTGGTGCCCGCACCGGGCAGCGGCACCCGCACCGCGCAGCGCGCCGGCCGCTCCCCCCGGGAGCTGTTCGCCGACTACCTGGGCAGCCGGGGGCACGCCGACGACGGCGTCCAGGAGCTCTTCGACGAGCTGCTCGAGGAGGTCGACCACTGA
- a CDS encoding ATP-binding protein — protein sequence MTDDPFDGAGSGDGVGRVLGTADATPLTFWTAVSPGSYLQLDDVVVTRRELPDREPVTIAGVVTQVRARHEGAQFDSDVFAIADGTLPAQVQEAAEVTTTRVDPEFYVPPTPGAVVHRAEGDARARALHFDRMERRIPMGMGRDGVPVYLNADFLDGTRGAHVSISGISGVATKTSFATFLLYSVFRSGVLGGDAVNAKALIFNVKGEDLLFLDHPNTRLDEPTRAGYAKLGLDAGAFPDVRVYAPPRVGDSSGTPDVSSRLTGVDSFYWTLSEFCADRLLPYVFADADDERQQYTMVVHSVAAHLARYAQPADGGVSVDGVRLGSYADLVDHIVEQLNDDETRGDWAGSAVGLGTVNAFARRLIGSKKDLGRLIRGDLATRRPHSINTAESAQVTVVDLHNLPDRAQRFVVGVTLKSEFERKEKAGTAKPLLFVVLDELNKYAPREGSSPIKEVLLDIAERGRSLGVILVGAQQTASEVERRIVTNSAIRVVGRLDPAEASRPEYGFLPPAQRQRALLAKPGTMFVNQPDIPVPLCLEFPFPAWATRVSEAGRAPSETLRSITQAADPFAVVGSGTTDDDIPF from the coding sequence ATGACCGACGACCCGTTCGACGGCGCGGGCTCCGGCGACGGGGTCGGCCGGGTGCTGGGCACCGCCGACGCCACCCCGCTCACCTTCTGGACCGCCGTCTCCCCCGGCAGCTACCTGCAGCTCGACGACGTGGTGGTGACCCGGCGCGAGCTGCCCGACCGCGAGCCGGTCACCATCGCCGGGGTGGTCACCCAGGTGCGCGCCCGGCACGAGGGCGCCCAGTTCGACTCGGACGTGTTCGCCATCGCCGACGGCACCCTGCCGGCCCAGGTGCAGGAGGCCGCCGAGGTCACCACCACCCGGGTCGACCCGGAGTTCTACGTGCCGCCCACCCCGGGCGCGGTGGTGCACCGGGCCGAGGGCGACGCCCGGGCCCGGGCGCTGCACTTCGACCGGATGGAGCGGCGCATCCCGATGGGCATGGGTCGCGACGGCGTCCCGGTCTACCTCAACGCCGACTTCCTCGACGGCACCCGGGGCGCGCACGTCTCCATCTCCGGCATCTCCGGGGTGGCCACCAAGACCAGCTTCGCCACCTTCCTGCTCTACTCGGTCTTCCGCTCCGGGGTGCTGGGCGGCGACGCGGTCAACGCCAAGGCGCTGATCTTCAACGTCAAGGGCGAGGACCTGCTCTTCCTCGACCACCCCAACACCCGGCTCGACGAGCCCACCCGGGCCGGCTACGCGAAGCTCGGGCTGGACGCGGGCGCCTTCCCCGACGTGCGGGTCTACGCTCCGCCCCGGGTCGGTGACTCCTCCGGTACGCCCGACGTGAGCAGCCGGCTCACCGGCGTGGACAGCTTCTACTGGACGCTGAGCGAGTTCTGCGCCGACCGGCTCCTGCCGTACGTCTTCGCCGACGCCGACGACGAACGCCAGCAGTACACGATGGTGGTCCACTCGGTCGCCGCCCACCTGGCCCGGTACGCCCAGCCCGCCGACGGCGGGGTGAGCGTCGACGGCGTCCGGCTGGGGTCGTACGCCGACCTGGTCGACCACATCGTGGAGCAGCTCAACGACGACGAGACCCGCGGCGACTGGGCCGGCAGCGCGGTCGGCCTGGGCACGGTCAACGCGTTCGCCCGCCGGCTGATCGGCAGCAAGAAGGACCTGGGCCGGCTGATCCGGGGCGACCTGGCCACCCGCCGCCCGCACTCGATCAACACCGCGGAGAGCGCCCAGGTCACCGTGGTCGACCTGCACAACCTGCCGGACCGGGCGCAGCGCTTCGTGGTCGGCGTGACGCTCAAGAGCGAGTTCGAGCGCAAGGAGAAGGCCGGCACCGCCAAGCCGCTGCTCTTCGTCGTGCTCGACGAGCTGAACAAGTACGCCCCGCGCGAGGGCTCCTCCCCGATCAAGGAGGTGCTGCTCGACATCGCCGAGCGGGGCCGCTCGCTCGGGGTGATCCTGGTCGGCGCGCAGCAGACCGCGAGCGAGGTGGAGCGGCGGATCGTCACCAACTCGGCGATCCGGGTGGTCGGCCGGCTCGACCCGGCCGAGGCGTCCCGCCCGGAGTACGGTTTCCTCCCGCCCGCCCAGCGGCAGCGGGCGCTGCTGGCCAAGCCCGGCACCATGTTCGTCAACCAGCCCGACATCCCGGTCCCGCTCTGCCTGGAGTTCCCCTTCCCGGCCTGGGCCACCCGGGTCTCCGAGGCCGGCCGGGCGCCGTCCGAGACGCTCCGGTCGATCACCCAGGCCGCCGACCCGTTCGCGGTGGTGGGCTCCGGCACCACCGACGACGACATCCCGTTCTAG
- a CDS encoding M4 family metallopeptidase, with product MRRTTLLGGLATAALLAAAGTLPSTASAAPVSGDAFTRAVAQLRAHSGSSLVADGSNFTLKNVSTDADGTEHVRLNRYQDGLPVLGGDTVVHLGKGNSWKGASQSLAAAPTRGAKARVSAAAAGRAALAASTAATRRVDGSQLVYDAAAAGTALAYEVVVGGAYADGTPSELHVLVDATSGRVRDSWEGVQRDGTGNTFHSGSVTVGSTLSGSTYQLTDGSRGGHRTYDLNGGTSGTGTLVTNAGNVFGDGTLSNRQTAAADAAYGAQETWDYYKAVHGRSGIRNDGVGAYSRVHYSSNYANAFWSDSCFCMTYGDGGSGWYPLTSLDVAGHEMSHGVTSNTAGLRYSGESGGLNEATSDIFGTLVEFYANNAKDPGDYLIGEKLRTSGAPLRYMDKPSKDGSSADCYSSGVGRLDVHYSSGVANHFFYLLAVGSGSSSYGNSPTCNGSTVTGIGNAKAGAIWYRALTTYMTSRTNYSAARTATLSAAKDLYGAGSAEYNTVAAAWSAVSVN from the coding sequence ATGCGCCGTACCACTCTCCTCGGCGGGCTGGCGACGGCCGCGCTGCTGGCCGCCGCCGGCACGCTGCCGAGCACCGCCTCCGCCGCCCCGGTCTCCGGTGACGCGTTCACCCGCGCGGTCGCCCAGCTCCGGGCCCACTCCGGCAGCTCCCTGGTCGCCGACGGCTCGAACTTCACCCTGAAGAACGTGTCGACCGACGCCGACGGCACCGAGCACGTGCGCCTCAACCGCTACCAGGACGGCCTGCCGGTGCTCGGTGGCGACACCGTCGTGCACCTGGGCAAGGGCAACTCCTGGAAGGGCGCGAGCCAGAGCCTCGCCGCCGCCCCGACCCGCGGCGCCAAGGCCCGGGTCAGCGCCGCGGCCGCCGGTCGCGCCGCGCTCGCCGCCTCCACGGCCGCCACCCGGCGGGTCGACGGCAGCCAGCTGGTCTACGACGCCGCGGCCGCCGGCACCGCGCTGGCGTACGAGGTGGTCGTGGGCGGCGCGTACGCCGACGGCACCCCGAGCGAGCTGCACGTGCTGGTCGACGCCACCTCCGGCAGGGTCCGCGACTCGTGGGAGGGCGTGCAGCGCGACGGTACCGGCAACACCTTCCACTCCGGCTCGGTGACCGTGGGCAGCACCCTCTCCGGGAGCACCTACCAGCTCACCGACGGCAGCCGGGGCGGGCACAGGACGTACGACCTCAACGGTGGCACCAGCGGCACCGGCACCCTGGTCACCAACGCCGGCAACGTCTTCGGTGACGGCACCCTGAGCAACCGGCAGACCGCCGCGGCCGACGCCGCCTACGGCGCGCAGGAGACCTGGGACTACTACAAGGCCGTGCACGGCCGCAGCGGCATCCGCAACGACGGCGTCGGCGCGTACAGCCGGGTGCACTACAGCAGCAACTACGCCAACGCGTTCTGGAGCGACTCCTGCTTCTGCATGACCTACGGTGACGGCGGCTCCGGCTGGTACCCGCTGACCTCGCTGGACGTGGCCGGGCACGAGATGAGCCACGGCGTCACCAGCAACACCGCCGGGCTGCGCTACAGCGGTGAGTCGGGCGGTCTCAACGAGGCCACCAGCGACATCTTCGGCACCCTGGTCGAGTTCTACGCCAACAACGCCAAGGACCCGGGCGACTACCTGATCGGCGAGAAGCTGCGCACCAGCGGCGCCCCGCTGCGCTACATGGACAAGCCCTCCAAGGACGGCTCGTCCGCCGACTGCTACAGCAGCGGCGTCGGCCGGCTGGACGTGCACTACTCGTCCGGCGTGGCGAACCACTTCTTCTACCTGCTCGCGGTGGGCAGTGGCTCGTCGTCCTACGGCAACAGCCCGACCTGCAACGGCAGCACGGTGACCGGCATCGGCAACGCCAAGGCCGGCGCGATCTGGTACCGCGCGCTCACCACGTACATGACCTCGCGGACCAACTACTCCGCTGCCCGCACCGCCACCCTGTCGGCCGCCAAGGACCTGTACGGCGCCGGCAGCGCGGAGTACAACACCGTGGCCGCCGCCTGGTCGGCCGTCTCGGTCAACTGA
- a CDS encoding AAA family ATPase, whose product MRPMRLDMAGFTVFREETTVDFTDADFFALVGPTGSGKSTVLDAICFALYGTVPRWGGTRGLANALAPSATEARVRLVFESAGDRYVATRVVRRDGRGTVKTTNAGLQLMPPGFDVTKLDTGLSPEDLGEVVAGTPAEMEQAVLDAVGLPYEQFTSCVVLPQGQFADFLHAKPATRQQILVNLLGLGVYEEVQKKATERAGQAEAKLATVDKLLGGLTDVDDDTLTAVQQRVAGMRELAAAVTAAVPELERARATARERAAALDALDAELTVLAGVRPPDGIAELARAVATARVAADESATAVGLAEEREEKLRGELAAAGDESALRLLLKAHADRDRLTTEAETVRAAVQAAQTEHDAAAAALAAARSAAERAERELDAAFRAHEEAKATDQAVALRAHLVAGADCPVCEQPVARVPAVPKRSAVARAIEAGKAARAASETAKQVVQERDAAARELDRVLLRARTQHDQLRARLAELDGQLAEAAAPGALRATLAEHARLRQALDEAAGTVRAGRDAARRARAALDGAQERLRRAWRDFDTVRDGLARFGPPAADRDDVAAAWAALAAWAGEQAGQRRADRDGLVAATGAAESAVGAAGARIAALFTAAGLEPGDDPLRDAAVAVERAEAELRRLTERREQAAELREQRAGHEREARVARALAGHLRANNFERWLLAEALDLLVDGASRILRELSNGQYDLIHDKGEFFVVDHHDAGLRRGVRTLSGGETFQASLALALALSEQLSGMSTTAASLESIVLDEGFGTLDAATLDTVAATLENLAARGDRMVGVVTHVPALAERIPVRFEVRKDARTARVERTGL is encoded by the coding sequence ATGCGGCCGATGCGGCTGGACATGGCGGGCTTCACGGTCTTCCGCGAGGAGACCACCGTCGACTTCACCGACGCCGACTTCTTCGCCCTGGTCGGGCCGACCGGCTCGGGCAAGTCGACGGTGCTCGACGCGATCTGCTTCGCGCTCTACGGCACCGTGCCCCGCTGGGGCGGCACCCGGGGGCTGGCCAACGCGCTCGCCCCGTCGGCCACCGAGGCACGGGTCCGCCTGGTCTTCGAGTCCGCCGGCGACCGGTACGTGGCCACCCGGGTGGTCCGCCGGGACGGCCGGGGCACCGTGAAGACCACCAACGCCGGGTTGCAGCTGATGCCGCCCGGCTTCGACGTCACCAAGCTCGACACCGGGCTCAGCCCGGAGGACCTCGGCGAGGTGGTGGCCGGCACCCCCGCCGAGATGGAACAGGCGGTGCTGGACGCGGTCGGGCTGCCGTACGAGCAGTTCACCAGCTGTGTGGTGCTGCCGCAGGGGCAGTTCGCCGACTTCCTGCACGCCAAGCCGGCCACCCGGCAGCAGATCCTGGTCAACCTGCTCGGCCTCGGCGTCTACGAGGAGGTGCAGAAGAAGGCCACCGAGCGCGCCGGCCAGGCCGAGGCGAAGCTGGCCACGGTCGACAAGCTGCTCGGCGGCCTCACCGACGTCGACGACGACACGCTCACCGCCGTACAGCAGCGGGTGGCCGGGATGCGCGAGCTGGCCGCGGCGGTCACCGCCGCCGTACCGGAGTTGGAGCGGGCCCGGGCGACGGCGCGGGAGCGGGCCGCGGCGCTCGACGCCCTCGACGCGGAGCTGACCGTGCTGGCCGGGGTCCGGCCGCCGGACGGGATCGCCGAGCTGGCCCGGGCGGTCGCCACCGCCCGGGTGGCGGCCGACGAGTCGGCGACGGCGGTCGGGCTGGCCGAGGAGCGCGAGGAGAAGCTGCGCGGCGAGCTGGCCGCGGCGGGCGACGAGAGCGCGCTGCGGTTGCTGCTCAAGGCCCACGCGGACCGGGACCGGCTGACCACGGAGGCGGAGACGGTCCGGGCGGCGGTGCAGGCCGCGCAGACCGAGCACGACGCGGCGGCCGCCGCCCTGGCCGCGGCCCGGTCGGCGGCCGAGCGGGCCGAGCGGGAGCTGGACGCGGCGTTCCGGGCGCACGAGGAGGCCAAGGCCACCGACCAGGCCGTCGCGCTGCGGGCCCACCTGGTGGCCGGGGCCGACTGCCCGGTCTGCGAGCAGCCGGTCGCCCGGGTGCCGGCCGTGCCGAAGCGGTCGGCGGTGGCCCGGGCGATCGAGGCCGGCAAGGCGGCCCGGGCGGCGAGCGAGACCGCCAAGCAGGTGGTGCAGGAGCGCGACGCCGCCGCCCGTGAGCTGGACCGGGTGCTGCTGCGCGCCCGGACCCAGCACGACCAGCTGCGGGCCCGGCTGGCCGAGCTGGACGGGCAGCTCGCCGAGGCCGCCGCGCCGGGCGCGCTGCGGGCCACCCTTGCCGAGCATGCCCGGCTGCGCCAGGCCCTGGACGAGGCGGCCGGCACGGTCCGGGCGGGCCGGGACGCGGCCCGCCGCGCCCGCGCCGCCCTCGACGGCGCCCAGGAGCGGCTGCGCCGCGCCTGGCGGGACTTCGACACCGTGCGGGACGGGCTGGCCCGGTTCGGGCCGCCCGCCGCCGACCGGGACGACGTGGCCGCCGCCTGGGCGGCGCTGGCGGCGTGGGCCGGCGAGCAGGCCGGGCAGCGGCGGGCCGACCGGGACGGGCTGGTCGCCGCGACCGGCGCGGCCGAGTCCGCGGTCGGCGCGGCCGGGGCGCGGATCGCCGCGCTCTTCACCGCCGCCGGGCTGGAGCCGGGCGACGATCCGCTGCGCGACGCCGCGGTGGCGGTGGAACGCGCCGAGGCGGAGCTGCGCCGGCTGACCGAGCGCCGGGAACAGGCCGCCGAGCTGCGCGAGCAGCGGGCCGGGCACGAACGGGAGGCCCGGGTCGCCCGAGCCCTGGCCGGACACCTGCGGGCCAACAACTTCGAGCGCTGGCTGCTCGCCGAGGCGCTCGACCTGCTGGTCGACGGCGCCTCGCGGATCCTGCGGGAACTCTCCAACGGCCAGTACGACCTGATCCACGACAAGGGCGAGTTCTTCGTGGTCGACCACCACGACGCGGGGCTGCGCCGGGGCGTGCGCACGCTCTCCGGCGGGGAGACGTTCCAGGCCTCGCTGGCGCTGGCGCTGGCGCTGTCGGAGCAGCTCTCCGGGATGTCCACGACCGCGGCCAGCCTGGAGTCGATCGTGCTGGACGAGGGCTTCGGCACGCTCGACGCGGCCACCCTCGACACGGTCGCCGCCACCCTGGAGAACCTGGCCGCCCGCGGCGACCGGATGGTCGGCGTGGTCACCCACGTGCCGGCCCTGGCCGAGCGGATCCCGGTCCGCTTCGAGGTCCGCAAGGACGCCCGCACCGCCCGCGTCGAGCGGACGGGCCTGTGA